The following is a genomic window from Lysinibacillus sp. JNUCC-52.
TCCTTCTATTAACTTTACCTCTTGGTCATTTGGAGTTTCAGCTAGTCAGTCCAGTAAATTTACAGAAGCTACGACACATGGAAAAGTAATATTTTAATAAAAGCCTTCCCTAGGCGAGTATAGAGACTCAACTTAATTAACGCTATAAATCCAAGCACCTTCTAAGCTATAATGGCTAAGGAGGTGTTTTTAAATGAACGTATTTTTTATTGAAACGATTTCAGGGATGGAACTTTTACATATAGTGTCACATGATGTGGCTGGTATACTCGCTGCAGCTCAAGGGGAGAGCGTGACGTTTCCTGTTGGCCATTTTAAATATGAATTTCATAACTTAGATTTTTATGAAGAAAATGGGCAAATCCAACAAGAGCTAGTTATTTATGTGTCAAAAATATAAGAGGGGTAGTTAGATTTCTCAACATGTATTGTGTTCAGTAAGAATGAACAGGTTATGATAAGAGCAAAATACTTGTGATTATCTCAACCTGTAACTATAATAGTTACAACAGGTGGTGATTCATATGGTGAATAGTCGATTCTCGGTCGCTATCCATATACTTTCGCTCATTGCTACAACATCTGATAAAAGTCAGCTAACATCTGATTATATTGCTGGTAGTGTCAATACCAATCCAGTAGTCGTGCGACGAATGATCGGTGTATTAAAAAGAGCTGGTTTGTTAACATCGCAGTCAGGAATTGCAGGCTATGGGCTCGTTTTTGAACCAAAAGATTTGTCGTTATTAACTATTTATCGTGCAATTGATGGTCCTGAACAACTATTTGCAATTCATGATGAGCCAAACCCAGCATGTGCGGTTGGTCGAAAAATTCAGCATACGTTAGAAGCCGTTTATATAGATGTTTGGCATGCAATGGAAAAACAGTTACAAGCACAAACGTTACAAGATGTGCTAGATCAACTTCGTTAATGTAAAACGAGGTCGGTCTTACTGTGATTAACCTGTAACTAAAATGGTTACAATAGAATTGAGGAGGAATTTAAAATGAAAATAGGGGTAATTGGAGCAACAGGGAAAGCAGGACAAAAAATAGTAGAGGAAGCATTACAACGTGGCCACGAAGTAACTGCTATTGTTCGTTCAGCTTCCAAAGTAAAAGAAGATATTAAAGTGATTGAAAAAGATGTATTGAATTTAACACAACAGGACGTTCAAGACTTTGATGTAGTTGTGAATGCTTTTGGGGCACCTTTCGGACAAGAGGCATTGCATGTGAAAGTTGGTCGTCATTTAATTAATATTTTTAATGGCATTACAACAAAACTATTTGTTGTCGGTGGGGCAGGAAGCTTATTTGTTGATCCAGAGAAAACTATTCGAGTTATGGATACACCAGATTTTCCAGAAATGTTCTTTGCAACTGCAAAAAATCAAGGTGAAAATTTAACTGATTTACAAGCATCCAGTATTACTTGGACATTTTTAAGTCCGTCTGCGA
Proteins encoded in this region:
- a CDS encoding thymidylate synthase — its product is MNVFFIETISGMELLHIVSHDVAGILAAAQGESVTFPVGHFKYEFHNLDFYEENGQIQQELVIYVSKI
- a CDS encoding Rrf2 family transcriptional regulator gives rise to the protein MVNSRFSVAIHILSLIATTSDKSQLTSDYIAGSVNTNPVVVRRMIGVLKRAGLLTSQSGIAGYGLVFEPKDLSLLTIYRAIDGPEQLFAIHDEPNPACAVGRKIQHTLEAVYIDVWHAMEKQLQAQTLQDVLDQLR
- a CDS encoding NAD(P)-dependent oxidoreductase produces the protein MKIGVIGATGKAGQKIVEEALQRGHEVTAIVRSASKVKEDIKVIEKDVLNLTQQDVQDFDVVVNAFGAPFGQEALHVKVGRHLINIFNGITTKLFVVGGAGSLFVDPEKTIRVMDTPDFPEMFFATAKNQGENLTDLQASSITWTFLSPSAMFDPEGPRTGSYITGNDHLLVNASGESYVSYSDFAIAVLDEIENPQNINKRFTVSSTK